The Candidatus Methylomirabilota bacterium DNA segment ATGGCGTTCCACAGCTCTCCGCGGAGAGAGATTTGACCATCCGGCTTCAGCGGAGTCTTCGCCACGGCTGTGAGCCCGATGAGTCCTTCGCGACCTGTGGTCGGCTGTCGACGGTGAGCTCGGATGGCTGCGCCGACGATTAAGATGAAAAAGGCGGCGGTGGCAGCCGTCACCCCGATGATGGCAGAAAGAGAGATCTGCAGAAAAGGGGCAGGAGAATCGATCAACATCAAGGACCCCAGCAACATCGCCACAATACCTGCCGCCGTCAGGAGGCCATGGGAGGCCACCTGGAGTTCCAAGACAAAGAAGAGCAAGCCCAAGATAATCAGGAGCAGTCCTGCAATGTTGATGGGGAGGGCCTGAAACGCGTAGAAGGCGAGGATGAGAGAGATCCCACCCAGGACCCCCGGCAGGATGGCGCCGGGAGTGGACAACTCGAAATAGAGGCCGGCCATGCCCAGGAGCAAGAGCATGTATGCAATGGTCGGATTGGTGATGACCTTGAGGATCTTGTCCCGAAAAGTCATCTCGACCCTGACGGTTGTAGCCGCCTTGGTCTTCAGGGTGATCTTGCCGGCTCCGGTCTCGAGCACACGTCCGTCAACCTTCGCCAGAAGATCGTCAAGATCGTCCGCCACGAGATCGATGACCTTCAATTTGGCCGCCTCTTTCGCGGTGATTGAGACACTCTTGCGGACCGCTTTCTCCGCCCATTTGGCGTTCCGCCCCCGACGCTCAGCCAGGCCCCGGATGTAGGCAGCGGCATCGTTTTCGACCTTCTTCGCCATCTCCTCGTCCATCTCCCCGCCGCCCATTTGGACGGGATGGGCGGCCCCGATGTTCGTCCCGGGAGCCATGGCGGCCACATGGGCGGCGATGGTGATAAAGGTGCCCGCCGAAGCAGCCCTCGCCCCGCTGGGAGAGACATAGACGACGACCGGGACCGGGGATCGCAGAATTTCCTTGATAATGACCCGCATGGAGATATCAAGGCCGCCGGGAGTATCCAGTTCGATCACGATCGCCTGGGCTCTGCCCTCTTCTGCTTTCTTAATAGCGCCCACAATAAATTCCGCAGTGCTGGGCGCAATGATCCCGTCTACGCGGGCGACATAGACGTCGTCGGAACCCGCCCAGCCTGTCGGGATAAACAGGGCGGATAGGAGGGACAGCAGCAGAAAGGCGCGAATAACTTTCATATTCTTAGAGTACTCTGTGGCTTGAGAATTTGCAAGGCGTTCCCCTATGGGAAGATCCCCGCTGGGATGCTGTAACGCTGGGATGCTGGGAGGCTACAAAGAAGACAGGTGCGCCCGGATCGTACCCTGCAGCGCGCATCCAGCCTTCCAGCATCCTAGCCCGCATTATTCACGAACGGAGTGTCTTCGTGAATAATGCGCCTGCAGGTGCGGGCTCGGCCGCACCGGCAGGTTTCGACAGGCCGCTCCCGCGGCCTGCTCAAGGCTAGCCCTGAGCGACGCCCCGCAAACGCGGGGCGGAGTCGAAGCCCGGAGGGCAGATTATTCACTTCTATGTGAATAATCCGGGCTAGCGGCGTTTATTGGCTTCCCAGATGGTGAGCAGAGCGGGGGTGATGTCTGTGAGGGCGTGAATCCGGCGAACGAAACGTTCCTGCCCTTGCCCCCAGACCATGGTCGGCACGCGGTTCCAGGTGTGACCGGCGGTGCCGAGATCTTCGACGTTGCCATGGTCGCTGACAAGGACGAGGAGGTGCCGAGACAGATCCAGGCACTCGACCAGTCTGGAGACAAAGAGATCTAACCCCTCTAGGAGGGCAACCGCGCGATCCATGTCCTGGGCGTGGCCAGCCAGGTCGGTCTGAATGTATTCGTAATAGGTGAGATCATGTTCCGCGGTGATCTCTGCCAGACGCTGTGCTGCCTCCTCCGCAGAAAGTGGGGGAACCGAGTGGCCTCTGATCTTGAGTAGGTGGTTGGTGAAGTCATGGTGAAGGGCCTGGCCTTTGGTCAGGTCGTCCAGGTCCCGCAGCCGTATCCCCGCGGTTCTTGCGGCCACGGTGGTCACTGAGGGAAACCGGTGGCGTTGCAAGATGGAAGCGGGGAAGGCATTGGCACAAGCGACCCGTCCCCCGTGGAGGGAGAAGGTTCGAAAGAGAGAGTGCTCGGCGAGCAGGGAACTGAGGGTGGGTGTACAGAATCCCTGGATATGTCGGCCGGCCAGGAGGGGGGCGTTCAGGCCGGTCAGCAGTGCGGTCTGCCCTGTGGCACTCTGGGGGAGGCCTGGGACTCCAAGTGATGCGTCGGTCGGCACGACCAAGCAGCCATCGGTCACCGCAATCTGGTTCCGGAAGCAACGAAACCATCGAGTCCGGGCAACGGCGAGAGGATTTCGACCCTCATCCGGCTCACCCAGGCCAAGGCCGTCGACCAGAACAAGGAGGATACCCGCGGGAGGGAGATTCACCGGCCTCCCCTGGAATCCTCTCCGATCTTTGCTTCCCGCCAGAGCGCGTCCATCTCCTCCAGGCTGCTCTCTGCCAATGATTTTCCCTGCTCCGCGGTCGCCGATTCGATGTGGCGAAACCGGCGGCTAAACTTATCGATAGATTTTCGAAGGGCCTCTTCAGCATTGAGGTGGAGGAACCGAGCAAGGTTGACCAAGCTGAAGAGCATGTCTCCCATCTCTGACTCTACTGCTTCTGGTCCATTGCGAATCGCCGCCTTGAATTCGCGGAGCTCCTCCTCCACCTTGTGGAGAACTTCAGTGGTCTCTCCCCAGTCGAACCCCACTCTGGCCGCCTTGTCTTGCAAGCGCTGAGCGCGGAGGAGAGCAGGCAAGGTCTTGGGAACGCCCGTGAGGGCCGAGGCCTGGATTGCCCCACCCCGCTCGGCCTGCTTGAGCTTCTCCCAATTGGAGAGCACTTCTGCAGCGGTCTCTGCCCGGGTCTCGCCAAAGACGTGGGGGTGACGGCGGACGAGCTTGTCCGCGATGTTCTCGAGAACCTCATCCACGGTGAATTCTTCGAGCTCTGCGGCCACCTGGGCGTGAAACACCACCTGCAGGAGTAGATCTCCCAGTTCCTCTTGCAGCTTCTCTTTCCCTCCGTGATCCAGCGCCTCGAGAACCTCGTATGCCTCTTCGATGAGAAAGGGCTTGAGAGACTCCCGGGTCTGTTCCTGGTCCCAGGGACAGCCTCCGGGAGCCCGGAGCGTGGCCATAATGGTAACCAATCGTTCGAAAAGGGGTCCGCTTCTCTCGCTCATCTCAGGTCCCGTGTCCAGCCACGTATGTCGCTCCAGTATACACGCCTTTCCCGTGCCGACAAGGTCGGGCTCCGTTTCTGTTGACTCCCTCCACGACTTCGCTAGAATAGATTTGCAAATCATTTGCAATTTGCCATGCACAAGACACTTCAGCATATCAGGGTTCTCCTCGGCGCTCAGGGATACTTCTGGACGCAGGCGCGGGCGGCGGTCCTCACCGTCCTGACCACACACCCGAGTCCTCTGCGGGCAGAGGAAATCCATCGGGCGCTTCAGAATCGGCACATCAATCTCTCCTCTGTTTACCGAGCCCTCCGTCTTTTCGAGGCCCTCAGCATCGTCCGCCGGGTGGCGCTGGGGAAAGGAGCCCCGCGGTATGAGCTAACTGACGGCTACCGGGATCACCATCACCACCTGGTGTGTGATACGTGCGGGCGAATTGAGGATGTGACCACCTGCCCGGTCGAGGCTGGCCGCCTCACGCAACAGATCCAGAGACGAACCGGCTTTGCCGTTCGGTCCCACGTGCTCGAGCTCTTCGGTCTCTGTCGGTCCTGTCGTCGGAGAGGGGTCAGCACAACGGAGTCGGGATGATCTACTTGTATGCCACGATAGCCGGGCTATCTGACATTGTGGCCGGCTGGCTCGCCCTGCGGGGAATGACGGCGAAGGTCGAATCCCGGTACGTCATCGGGTTTGCGGCGGGAGTGTTACTGGCGGTTTGCTTTCTCGACATCCTCCCGGAAGTCAACCTCAAGGAGGATGCCCTCTTCCTGACCTTTGGGTTTCTCACGTTTTATGTGCTGGAAAAGGTCATGATGATCCATGCCTGCGGCGAGAGTGAATGCGAGACGCACGAGATCGGACCGGTGGCGGTCGTGGGGATGGCTCTGGACAACTTCGTGGATGGGGCCGGCATTGCGGTGGGCTTTCTCATCGATCCGCTGCTGGGGCTCAGCATTACCGTCGCTGTCGTCCTCCATGAGATCCCACAGGGAATTGCCTCTGCCCTGATCATGCAGGCGGCTGCGTGGAGCAAAACGCGCATTATCCTGGCCCTATCCCTGGCTGGCCTGCTCTACCCGCTCGGAGCCCTGCTGGCTGGGTTTATGCCCGTCCCGTTTCATCAAAAAGCCCTGGCCTTCATCGCCGGCGATTTTCTCTACATCGGGGCGAGCGATCTGCTGCCAGAAGCCCATCGGAAATTCAATTGGAAAGTTATCCTCTCGGTGGTAGGGGGGATGGCCCTGGTGGGAACCCTCCGGCTGTTCGTTCCTCTGGTGTAAGAGAGACGGTGCGGGGTCCGGCATAGGACTTGCACCGGACCGCGGCAGTCCATCATCGAGGGGGAACGATGCGGAAAGCGGCATACATCTTTGTTGGATTGCTCATCGCTGTATTCTTTCTCCCTGAATGCGCAACAGCAGAGAGCGGTACCCGGGTCTACCGGCATGTGGACGCCTCTGGTACAGTTCGCTACAGCAACATCCCTCTTCACCCCTCCTTGTCTTCCAGAAGCAGACATTCGCAGCCCTCTGGGAGTCTCCGGGCGCTGATCATGTCCGCCGCCAGTCGACACGGGATCAACGCTCGCCTGGTCGAAGCCATCATCGCTGTCGAGTCGGCCTTCAATCCCCGGGCGGTCTCACGCAAGGGAGCGATGGGACTCATGCAACTCATGCCCAAGACCGCGCGCCGGTACGCCGTTCGCAACCCCTTCGATCCCCTGCAAAACATTCAGGGAGGGCTACATTTGCTTCGGGATCTGCTTCACCGCTTTCAAGGAGACCTCCGTTTAGCACTGGCTGCCTATAATGCGGGGGAAAAAGCGGTAGTCGAGTATGACGGTATTCCCCCGTATCGCGAGACCCGCGAGTACGTCAAAAAGGTCTTACACCGATATGGCGGGGCCCCAATCATGTATCCTCGCGCCACTACCCCATACCGCATCTACCGGGTGATTGGCCCGAGAGGAATTCCCCGCTATAGTAATCCCCCGCCCCTTCTTACTCTCCGATAACACAATTCAGCAAAACCGTCGGCAGTTCGCGGTTGACAAGTTCGAGCGGGTAGAGTAGCATCAACTGCGTTAAGTGCGCAATTTTTAAGGATCCGAAGATGGTTCCCCGCCCGTCGCAGTACTATATTGATCAGATCAATCAGCACGAGTTCCACGGGTACGCCCTGTCGCGCTGGCTGTACTCCGGGCAGACCAAATTTCAGGCCATCGAGGTGGTCGAAAGTCCCAAATTCGGGAAGATGTTGATCCTCGATGGCAAGATCCAGTCGGCCGCTCTGGATGAGTATATCTTCCACGAGGTCCTGGCCCATCCGGCAATGCTCTGGCACCCGGAGCCCCGCCGGGTTCTGATTCTCGGCGGAGGGGAGGGGGCCACCCTCCGGGAGGTCTTACGGTACCGGACGGTGGAGGAAGTGGTGATGGTGGATCTGGATGAAGAAGTCGTCAAAGTCTGCCAGGAGTATCTCCCAGAATGGTCAGCGGGGGCCTTCGAGGACTCGAGGACAACGCTCGTGTGTGAGGATGCGCGTCAATTTCTTCAGCGGTCTGTTTCCCCTTTCGATGTGATCATTCATGACATCACCGATCCGGCCACCGTGGACTTTTCGGAGGCCTATTACCGGGCGATCCGACAACGCCTGGCCACTCGGGGGATCCTGGCCATGCAAGCGCTGGAGTGCACCGTGTCGGATTTTGAAGGCCACCTGACGATTCGGAAAGAGGTGGGGAAGGTCTTTCCCTGGCTCCTCTCGTACCGCGCCTACATTCCATCCTTCCGGGCCGATTGGGGGTTTATGCTGGCGACAACAGGAGAAGAGCTCATTCCCCTCTCCACGGGGAACTTGGCGGCCCGGATCAGTGAGCGATTGGGACCAGAGGCCAGACTCCGCTTTTACGGACCGGGGATGCATACAGCCCTGCACACGCTCCCTCGGGAGCTTGCCCATCTCATCGGCCAGAAGCCAGAATGGGGCTGAGGGGGATGCACAGAAAGCTGTCAGCAGTCAGCCATGTGCTTCCGACTTGGAAGGCAGGAGGCTTTGAGGCTTTCGGATCGGTGGCTGACTGTCGACTCTTGACCACTGATTTCTGATTACTGACTGCAGGCGGCTGACGTTTTGAGCCGGGACGGGTAAAGAGGAAATGGTGAAGCGACTCAGCGAGGTGGATCCGGAGATCGATGAGGCTATCCGCCTAGAGACCGCGCGGCAGGCAGATGGCCTTGAACTTATTGCCTCCGAAAACTTCGTGAGCGAAGCCGTGATGGAGGCCACCGGCTCGGTCATGACCAACAAGTACGCGGAGGGCTACCCTGGCCGACGCTACTATGGCGGCTGTGAGTTCGTCGATCGGGCCGAGACCGTGGCTATCGAACGCGCCAAGGCGCTGTTCGGCGCAGACCATGTCAATGTGCAACCCCACTCCGGGACCCAGGCCAACATGGCAGTCTACTTCTCCGTGCTCCAGCCGGGGGACACCATCATGGGTCTCAATCTGGCGCATGGCGGGCATCTGACCCATGGGAGCCCGGTGAACTTTTCCGGTCGCTTCTTCCAGGTCATTTCCTATGGTGTCCATCCCGAGACCGAACAGATTGACTTTGCGCAAGTGAAGCGGCTGGCCCAAGAGCACAGGCCGAAGATCATCGTGGTCGGCGGGAGTGCCTATCCTCGGATCCTCGATTTTGCCACGTTCAAAGAGATCGCTGTAGAGGTCGGGGCGATTATCATGGCCGACGTCGCGCATCCCGCCGGACTCATTGCCGCCAAACTTCACCCCTCCCCGATCCCCCATGCCGAGTTTGTCACGACCACGACCCACAAGACACTCCGGGGCCCCCGAGGGGGATTGATCATGTGTAAGCAGGAGTACGCAGCGGCCCTCAATAAAAACCTCTTTCCTGGGTTTCAGGGAGGCCCCCTGATGCACGTCATCGCGGCCAAGGCGGTGGCCTTCAAGGAGGCCTTGGGTGAGGAGTTCCGTCTCTACCAGCGGCAGATCCAGCGAAACGCGGTCGCGCTCGCCGAAGAGCTGAGCCGCCAGGGGTTTCGCCTGGTGGCGGGGGGGACGGATACCCACCTGATGCTGGTGGATCTCAGGCCAAAGCGGCTCACCGGAAAGGTGGCGGAGGCGGCGCTGGAGAAGGCGGGGATCACCGTGAACAAGAACGCCATCCCTTTCGATCCGGAAAAGCCCGCAGTGGGGAGTGGCATCCGAATCGGAACGCCGGCGGTGACGACGCGGGGGATGCGGGAGGAGGAGATGCGCCTCATCGGTCAGCTCGTTGCAGAGGTCCTCCAGGAGGCGGCGGATGAAGGCCGCCAGCGGCGCGTCAGAGGAAAGGTCCGCGAGCTGTGCCAGCAGTTTCCCCTCTACGCCGAGCGGCTCGGGCCCAAAGCGAAGGAGCACCAATCGTGAGGTGCCCCTTTTGCGGGCACATAGAGGAAAAGGTCGTGGACTCCCGGGAGGCCCGGGATGGAGGGGTGATTCGGCGGCGCCGGCACTGCCTCCACTGCGCGCGACGGTTCACCACCTACGAGCGGATCGAGGAAATTCAGTTCATGGTGGTGAAAAAGGACGGCCGTCGCGAACCCTTTGATCGTAATAAGGTTCTCAGCGGCCTGCTGAGGGCCACACAAAAAAGACCGGTAGGCGTCGCGGAACTCGAAAAAATCGCCGATGAGGTGGAGACGCGGCTCATGGAGAAGTCGGATCGGGAAATCGCCTCTCAAGAAATTGGAGAGCTGATCATGAACCACCTCTACCATTTGGACGAAGTGGCTTACGTCCGATTCGCCTCGGTCTACCGCCAGTTCAGAGACGTCAATGAGTTCGTGGAAGAAGTGAAGTCGCTGCTGGAGACCAGCCAGCGGCGGCCCCGTCGGTCGTAACTGACGGTTCACAGTTGACGGTTCATGGTTCATAGTTGACATGCCCTCCTGAGTCTCTTGGCACTAATCACTAATCACCAGTCACTAATCCTAATCACCATGAACTATGAACCGTGAACCCTGAACGAGGTCAATGACCATGGATGTGACCTTTTTCTACGGGGCACTCTTTCTGTATGTGGTGGGGACGCTCGCCTACTTGCTGCTCCTCTCGGTCAAGGGCGGCCTCCTCGCCCGGCTCGCCACTGCGGCGACGGTCGGCGGCTTTATGCTGCACACGGTGGCTTTACTCCTTCGTCTGGTCGCTGCCGGCCGCCCACCCCTTAGCAATACCTATGAGGCTCTTTCCTTCTTCGCGTGGGTCACGGTCCTGGTCTATCTCGGCTTGGAGTTCTGGTTCCAGCGCAAGGTCATGGGGGCCTTTGTCCTGCCGATTGTGTTGCTGGCCACCGCTGCGGCGGCCAGCCTGCCCAAGGGCCCGGGGTTACCCTCGGCCCTGGCCGGCACGGGGATCTGGCTGCATGTCACCTTCGTCCTGCTGGGCAATGCGGCCTTGGCACTGACCTGCGGCGTGGGGCTGATGTATTTGCTCCAAGAGCGGCAACTCAAGTCCAAGAGTCTCGGCCCGATGTATCACCGGCTTCCCTCCCTGGAATTTCTGGACGGCCTCGGGCACCGGGCGCTGCTGGTGGGTTTTCCCCTGCTCACGGTCGGGCTGGTGACCGGGGCACTGCAGGCCCAGGCGGCCTGGGGGCGGGTGCTGACCTGGGACCCCACCCAGGTCCTCTCCCTGCTCGCCTGGGTGATGTACGCGGGGCTGTTGCAGGCCCGGCTGACCGGGGGGTGGCGGGGGCGGAAGGCCGCGCTCTTGGCAGTGGTCAGTTTCTGTGCACTGCTCGTGACGTTTGTGGGGGTGAGTGTCCTGGTGGGCCGCCCCCATCTGGGCAACTGAGCCATGGTGATCCTGACGGTCGGGCTCAATCATACGACGGCGCCGGTCGAGATCCGGGAGCGGCTGCACATCCCGGATGCGCAGCTCCCGGCGGTGCTCGAGCGCTTGGGGCAGGAGGCCACGGTCCTCGAGCGGCTGGTGTTGTCGACCTGCAACCGCGTGGAGGTCTATGCGGTTACCCCGGACCCTGACAAGGCCCAGGCGGTGATCCCTCAGCTGTTGGCGGAGGGGACCCAGACCCCGCTTGCGCTCTTCCAGGATAGACTGTACCACCATCACCAGGAGGAAGCCGTGCGCCATGCCTTCCGGGTGGCTGCCAGCCTGGACTCCATGGTGATCGGGGAATCGCAGATCCTACACCAGGTGAAGGCGGCCTACCAGGTGGCCCAGGCCCAGGGGGCGACCGGCCCGATCCTGAACACCCTGATGACGCGGGCACTCGGGGTGGCGAAGAAGGTACGGACGGAGACAGGGATTGGCGAATCGCCGGTCTCGGTCCCGTCGGCCGCCATCGGGCTGGCCAAGTCAATCTTCGGGGAACTGAAGGACCGGCGGGTCCTCATCCTGGGGGCGGGAGAGATGGCGGAACTCGCGGCCCGGCACCTGCAGAGTGAGGAAGTCCAGGTGGTGCTGGTGGCCCATCGCAACTTCGACCGGGCGGTCGAGGTTGCTGCGCGGCTGCAAGGTCGGGCAGTGCGGTTCGACCAGATCCGGGACGAGCTGCGCCAGGCGGATATCGTGGTGAGTTCCACGGCCGCCCCGCATTACCTGCTGCACCGGGCTGATGTAGAGGAGTTGATTCGCCTGCGGCGCAATCGGCCCCTCTTTCTGATTGATATTGCGGTCCCCCGGGACATTGATCCCGAGGTGAACCAGATTGACAACGTCTACCTGTACGATATCGATGATCTCGAAGGGGTGGTGGCGAGCCATCGTCAGGACCGCGAGCGGGAGGCGGCGCAGGCGGAACTGTTGATCGAGCGCGAGGTGGCGAGCTTTCAACGGTGGCTCAAGAGCCTGGAGGTGGTGCCGACGATCGTGACGCTCAGGCGGCGGTTAGAAGAGATCCGCGAGATGGAGCTGGAGAAGGCGTTGAGTCGCCTGCAGGATCTCGGCCCCGCACAACAGGAGGTGGTGCGGACATTGGCCCACGGTATCATCAACAAGATCCTGCACCATCCTACCACCGAGCTCAAGCGACAGTCCGTCAACCGGGATGGGCTGCTCTATGTGAGCGCATTGCGCCGCCTCTTTGGCCTACAGGACGAGGACCGATGACCGACTTTGCACGTAGTGCGTGGCCCATGATGTCTGAGGGTTGATCGGTCAGTCGTAAATCACTACGAACCTCGCGGCATGAGCTGTGGACCATGAACCTTCAACTGCGGATTGGCACCAGAGGGAGCGTTCTAGCCGTTACCCAGGCGGAGCAAGTCGCCGCGGAGCTAAGGCGCAGATACTCGGACCTCGCTCCGGTGCTGGTGAAGATCAAGACAAGCGGTGATAAATTCGCCCACATTCCCCTGTCCCGAGTAGGAGGCAAGGGACTATTCATTAAGGAGATCGAGGAGGCGCTGCAGGACGAGCGAGTGGATCTGGCGGTCCACAGCATGAAAGATGTGCCAACCGAGATCACCTCGGGCCTGAGCATTGCTGCGATTCTCGAGAGGAAAAACCCATCCGATGCCCTCATTTCCCGGCAGGGAAAAAAGCTACATGCCTTACCGAGAGGCGCCAGGATCGGTACCAGTAGCCTCAGGCGGCAGGCGCAGCTCCTGCATTACCGGCCCGACCTCACCGTGGTCCCCCTGCGGGGGAACCTCGATACTCGAATCCGAAAGCTGAGGACCGAGACTCTCGACGCGGTGGTCGTTGCGGCGGCCGGCGTGTATCGGCTCGGGCGGCAAGATGAGATCACCGAGATCCTTTCCGCGGAGATCAGTCTCCCCGCCGTCGGCCAAGGGGCTCTAGGTCTGGAGGTCCGCGAAGAAGACCGGAAGACTCACAATTTGATCGCACCCTTGAACCACGGACCGAGCGCGCTGACGGTTGCCGCCGAGCGGGCCTTCCTTGCGCGCTTAGGGGGCGGATGCCAGGTGCCTATTGCCGCGTACGGACAGCTGGATGGGGATCAGCTTCATCTCACTGCCCTGGTGAGCATGCCGGATGGGACCGAAATAGTCCGCGGAGAGCGACAAGGCCCTTCCGCCCACGGGGAGGAGATCGGGATAGCCCTTGCGGAAGAGCTTCTGGGGCGGGGGGCGGAACGGATCCTCGAGGAGCTCTCACGTGTCGAGATTATACCCCCGGCCTCCCCGTAAACTGTTAACCGATGACCGACGACCGACGACTGAATGAAGACGGTCGGTCAACGGTCAACGGTCATCGCAGAGTGAACCATGAACCCAAAGCCCCTCATCGGTCGACGGATCGTGGTCACTCGAGCGCGAGAGCAGCAGAGTGAGTTCACAGAGCTCTTGGAGGGCTACGGGGCAGAGGTAATCGAATGTCCGACCATCGCCTTCCTTCCCCCCAAAGATTGGAGGACCCTGGACCAGGCGCTCGATCGTATTGGCAGCTATAACTGGGTGATCTTCACCAGCGCCAACGGGGTCCGCTTCTTTTTCGGACGGCTGCGGGAAAGGGGAAGAGATCAGCGGGTGCTGCACGGCATCAAGGTAGCCACTATTGGTCCAGCCACGGCAGCCGCCTTGCAAGAAGCCGGGATCCACCCAGATTTGGTTCCCGGGGAGTACCGCGCTGAGGCGATCCTGGAAGCATTGGACAGAGACCTCCAGGGGATGCGATTTCTCATCCCCAGGGCCGCAGAGGCGCGAGAGATTCTGCCTGCTGGTC contains these protein-coding regions:
- a CDS encoding nodulation protein NfeD, whose amino-acid sequence is MKVIRAFLLLSLLSALFIPTGWAGSDDVYVARVDGIIAPSTAEFIVGAIKKAEEGRAQAIVIELDTPGGLDISMRVIIKEILRSPVPVVVYVSPSGARAASAGTFITIAAHVAAMAPGTNIGAAHPVQMGGGEMDEEMAKKVENDAAAYIRGLAERRGRNAKWAEKAVRKSVSITAKEAAKLKVIDLVADDLDDLLAKVDGRVLETGAGKITLKTKAATTVRVEMTFRDKILKVITNPTIAYMLLLLGMAGLYFELSTPGAILPGVLGGISLILAFYAFQALPINIAGLLLIILGLLFFVLELQVASHGLLTAAGIVAMLLGSLMLIDSPAPFLQISLSAIIGVTAATAAFFILIVGAAIRAHRRQPTTGREGLIGLTAVAKTPLKPDGQISLRGELWNAMCEEAVEAGGKVEITEVNGLTLNVKKLPQEARTAG
- the mazG gene encoding nucleoside triphosphate pyrophosphohydrolase; protein product: MSERSGPLFERLVTIMATLRAPGGCPWDQEQTRESLKPFLIEEAYEVLEALDHGGKEKLQEELGDLLLQVVFHAQVAAELEEFTVDEVLENIADKLVRRHPHVFGETRAETAAEVLSNWEKLKQAERGGAIQASALTGVPKTLPALLRAQRLQDKAARVGFDWGETTEVLHKVEEELREFKAAIRNGPEAVESEMGDMLFSLVNLARFLHLNAEEALRKSIDKFSRRFRHIESATAEQGKSLAESSLEEMDALWREAKIGEDSRGGR
- a CDS encoding Fur family transcriptional regulator, with product MHKTLQHIRVLLGAQGYFWTQARAAVLTVLTTHPSPLRAEEIHRALQNRHINLSSVYRALRLFEALSIVRRVALGKGAPRYELTDGYRDHHHHLVCDTCGRIEDVTTCPVEAGRLTQQIQRRTGFAVRSHVLELFGLCRSCRRRGVSTTESG
- a CDS encoding ZIP family metal transporter: MIYLYATIAGLSDIVAGWLALRGMTAKVESRYVIGFAAGVLLAVCFLDILPEVNLKEDALFLTFGFLTFYVLEKVMMIHACGESECETHEIGPVAVVGMALDNFVDGAGIAVGFLIDPLLGLSITVAVVLHEIPQGIASALIMQAAAWSKTRIILALSLAGLLYPLGALLAGFMPVPFHQKALAFIAGDFLYIGASDLLPEAHRKFNWKVILSVVGGMALVGTLRLFVPLV
- a CDS encoding lytic transglycosylase domain-containing protein encodes the protein MRKAAYIFVGLLIAVFFLPECATAESGTRVYRHVDASGTVRYSNIPLHPSLSSRSRHSQPSGSLRALIMSAASRHGINARLVEAIIAVESAFNPRAVSRKGAMGLMQLMPKTARRYAVRNPFDPLQNIQGGLHLLRDLLHRFQGDLRLALAAYNAGEKAVVEYDGIPPYRETREYVKKVLHRYGGAPIMYPRATTPYRIYRVIGPRGIPRYSNPPPLLTLR
- a CDS encoding serine hydroxymethyltransferase; the encoded protein is MVKRLSEVDPEIDEAIRLETARQADGLELIASENFVSEAVMEATGSVMTNKYAEGYPGRRYYGGCEFVDRAETVAIERAKALFGADHVNVQPHSGTQANMAVYFSVLQPGDTIMGLNLAHGGHLTHGSPVNFSGRFFQVISYGVHPETEQIDFAQVKRLAQEHRPKIIVVGGSAYPRILDFATFKEIAVEVGAIIMADVAHPAGLIAAKLHPSPIPHAEFVTTTTHKTLRGPRGGLIMCKQEYAAALNKNLFPGFQGGPLMHVIAAKAVAFKEALGEEFRLYQRQIQRNAVALAEELSRQGFRLVAGGTDTHLMLVDLRPKRLTGKVAEAALEKAGITVNKNAIPFDPEKPAVGSGIRIGTPAVTTRGMREEEMRLIGQLVAEVLQEAADEGRQRRVRGKVRELCQQFPLYAERLGPKAKEHQS
- the nrdR gene encoding transcriptional regulator NrdR, whose translation is MRCPFCGHIEEKVVDSREARDGGVIRRRRHCLHCARRFTTYERIEEIQFMVVKKDGRREPFDRNKVLSGLLRATQKRPVGVAELEKIADEVETRLMEKSDREIASQEIGELIMNHLYHLDEVAYVRFASVYRQFRDVNEFVEEVKSLLETSQRRPRRS
- the ccsA gene encoding cytochrome c biogenesis protein CcsA translates to MTMDVTFFYGALFLYVVGTLAYLLLLSVKGGLLARLATAATVGGFMLHTVALLLRLVAAGRPPLSNTYEALSFFAWVTVLVYLGLEFWFQRKVMGAFVLPIVLLATAAAASLPKGPGLPSALAGTGIWLHVTFVLLGNAALALTCGVGLMYLLQERQLKSKSLGPMYHRLPSLEFLDGLGHRALLVGFPLLTVGLVTGALQAQAAWGRVLTWDPTQVLSLLAWVMYAGLLQARLTGGWRGRKAALLAVVSFCALLVTFVGVSVLVGRPHLGN
- the hemA gene encoding glutamyl-tRNA reductase; amino-acid sequence: MVILTVGLNHTTAPVEIRERLHIPDAQLPAVLERLGQEATVLERLVLSTCNRVEVYAVTPDPDKAQAVIPQLLAEGTQTPLALFQDRLYHHHQEEAVRHAFRVAASLDSMVIGESQILHQVKAAYQVAQAQGATGPILNTLMTRALGVAKKVRTETGIGESPVSVPSAAIGLAKSIFGELKDRRVLILGAGEMAELAARHLQSEEVQVVLVAHRNFDRAVEVAARLQGRAVRFDQIRDELRQADIVVSSTAAPHYLLHRADVEELIRLRRNRPLFLIDIAVPRDIDPEVNQIDNVYLYDIDDLEGVVASHRQDREREAAQAELLIEREVASFQRWLKSLEVVPTIVTLRRRLEEIREMELEKALSRLQDLGPAQQEVVRTLAHGIINKILHHPTTELKRQSVNRDGLLYVSALRRLFGLQDEDR
- the hemC gene encoding hydroxymethylbilane synthase: MNLQLRIGTRGSVLAVTQAEQVAAELRRRYSDLAPVLVKIKTSGDKFAHIPLSRVGGKGLFIKEIEEALQDERVDLAVHSMKDVPTEITSGLSIAAILERKNPSDALISRQGKKLHALPRGARIGTSSLRRQAQLLHYRPDLTVVPLRGNLDTRIRKLRTETLDAVVVAAAGVYRLGRQDEITEILSAEISLPAVGQGALGLEVREEDRKTHNLIAPLNHGPSALTVAAERAFLARLGGGCQVPIAAYGQLDGDQLHLTALVSMPDGTEIVRGERQGPSAHGEEIGIALAEELLGRGAERILEELSRVEIIPPASP
- a CDS encoding uroporphyrinogen-III synthase, yielding MNPKPLIGRRIVVTRAREQQSEFTELLEGYGAEVIECPTIAFLPPKDWRTLDQALDRIGSYNWVIFTSANGVRFFFGRLRERGRDQRVLHGIKVATIGPATAAALQEAGIHPDLVPGEYRAEAILEALDRDLQGMRFLIPRAAEAREILPAGLRDRGAEVEVVPVYRTVGVTDESGTVLADLRSGQIDAVTFTSSSTVVNFAEMFPGEDLSVLFKGVTIACIGPITAETAGRYGLAADVIPSAFTIPSLAEALVTHLANRTPPPR